From a single Paenibacillus sp. FSL W8-0426 genomic region:
- a CDS encoding GbsR/MarR family transcriptional regulator codes for MSLDHLQEEQQATVLKIRKRVIEAIGRNMDLYGVTLSTGHLYGLLFFADKPMTLDDMGREMEMSKTSMSTGVRNLLDLKMVNKVWSKGSRKDLYEVEYDWYQTFTDYFVIKWRKAVESNLQVFRKSIEELNRLADTLNEETDAELLRILEQDRGKMLQAEAYYKWLDRLIDAMEDEEIYKLVPREEVKDRS; via the coding sequence ATGAGCTTGGACCATTTGCAAGAAGAACAGCAGGCAACCGTTCTTAAAATTCGTAAGCGCGTCATTGAAGCCATCGGGCGCAACATGGATTTATACGGCGTTACGCTGTCCACGGGACACTTGTATGGATTGCTTTTTTTTGCAGACAAACCGATGACCCTTGATGATATGGGCCGGGAAATGGAAATGAGCAAAACGAGCATGAGCACCGGCGTACGGAATCTGCTGGATCTGAAAATGGTAAACAAAGTGTGGAGCAAAGGTTCGCGAAAAGATTTGTATGAGGTCGAATATGATTGGTATCAAACATTTACGGATTATTTCGTCATTAAATGGAGAAAAGCGGTCGAGAGCAACCTGCAGGTGTTTCGCAAGTCGATCGAGGAATTGAACCGGCTCGCGGATACGCTGAACGAAGAGACGGATGCGGAGCTTCTGCGTATTCTGGAACAGGACAGGGGCAAAATGCTGCAAGCGGAAGCTTATTATAAATGGTTGGATCGCCTGATTGATGCCATGGAGGATGAAGAGATATATAAGCTGGTTCCGCGTGAGGAAGTCAAAGATCGGTCCTAG
- a CDS encoding helix-turn-helix domain-containing protein codes for MTEQLPFISKTSSLPLLSSMCRVRRGENFRLREQAVTRPMLCLVLQGEGLLVLNDKVHTAQANHLFFLERGTTIEAASRTPMECILLSMNTVRLKQVRGEWHMLPHPEFPLHWPTGRLRVRHESQSVQRFIRLHEAYHGTRQQEHCISVHSQLHELLQHLSEHRLEDNLEKVDLSLERSIAYMQRYMSEGISMEQLAKMAGLTASSYSRSFKKAKGMSPTDYLNRMRIDEAKRLLSQDKQTIKDVAESVGYGNEYYFSRKFKQSFGMAPSLYMKRRQLKIATVSTSHLQDHLSSLGLEAAAALGVSKEREQGDVDQSRQLIGLLDRLRRTKPDLIIADHNHSFFRDQLKMIAPTVFIDPSLDWKETHWRIAELAGQEERALQNLKQLEFRALDVSKRLRQHFGRERVTVLQITPYCIRIQGGLEHPLNELLYHRLCLQPASLTQPNIHAWVEYTADSIPLLDTDHLLLLRSPEQAGSEKMLRRLKQTAAWNRSPAVLQGSVHEIQDWMRMSRTPSGRQQILNELEQLADRHVALFQAY; via the coding sequence ATGACTGAACAGCTTCCCTTCATTTCCAAAACCTCATCACTGCCGCTTCTCTCATCCATGTGCCGTGTACGCCGTGGGGAGAATTTCCGTTTGCGCGAACAAGCCGTAACCCGGCCCATGCTTTGTCTTGTTTTGCAAGGAGAAGGTCTTCTGGTATTGAATGATAAGGTACATACGGCTCAGGCCAACCATTTATTTTTCCTGGAAAGAGGCACAACGATCGAAGCGGCTTCCCGTACTCCGATGGAGTGCATTTTGCTGAGCATGAACACCGTAAGGCTGAAGCAGGTACGCGGTGAATGGCACATGCTCCCCCATCCCGAGTTTCCGCTTCACTGGCCGACCGGGAGGCTGCGCGTGCGTCATGAGTCCCAATCCGTGCAGCGTTTCATTCGGCTCCATGAAGCTTATCACGGGACACGGCAACAAGAGCACTGCATCAGCGTCCACAGCCAACTGCATGAATTGCTGCAGCACTTGTCGGAACACCGTTTGGAAGACAACCTTGAGAAGGTTGATCTTTCCTTGGAACGCAGCATTGCATATATGCAACGATATATGAGCGAAGGAATCAGCATGGAACAACTGGCCAAAATGGCAGGATTGACCGCCAGCTCCTATTCACGCAGCTTCAAGAAGGCCAAAGGCATGTCTCCCACCGACTACCTGAACCGGATGCGGATCGACGAGGCCAAACGATTATTGAGCCAGGACAAACAGACCATCAAGGACGTGGCCGAGTCCGTAGGCTATGGCAATGAATATTATTTCAGCCGCAAATTCAAGCAGAGCTTCGGCATGGCACCAAGTTTATATATGAAGAGGAGACAATTGAAGATAGCCACGGTTTCCACCAGCCATCTCCAGGATCATCTTTCCTCCCTTGGACTGGAAGCGGCAGCAGCCCTCGGCGTCTCTAAGGAACGGGAACAAGGCGACGTCGATCAATCTCGTCAGCTTATTGGGCTGCTTGATCGATTGCGTCGGACCAAACCTGATCTGATCATCGCAGACCATAACCACAGCTTCTTTCGGGATCAACTGAAAATGATCGCGCCTACCGTGTTCATCGACCCGTCGCTGGACTGGAAGGAGACCCACTGGCGTATCGCCGAATTGGCGGGGCAAGAAGAACGAGCCCTGCAAAATCTCAAACAATTGGAATTTCGCGCACTGGATGTGAGCAAAAGGCTCCGGCAGCATTTCGGCAGGGAACGTGTAACGGTGCTGCAAATCACGCCCTATTGCATTCGTATCCAAGGCGGCCTGGAGCACCCGCTGAACGAACTGCTGTATCATCGTCTTTGCCTGCAGCCTGCAAGCTTAACCCAGCCCAACATTCATGCATGGGTTGAATACACGGCCGACAGTATTCCTTTGCTGGACACAGATCATTTGCTGCTGCTCCGCTCTCCTGAACAGGCGGGCAGCGAGAAAATGCTCAGACGCCTAAAACAAACTGCGGCCTGGAACCGATCTCCAGCCGTTCTTCAGGGAAGCGTACACGAGATCCAGGACTGGATGCGAATGAGCCGAACCCCTTCGGGCCGCCAGCAAATTCTAAACGAACTTGAACAATTGGCTGACCGACATGTAGCACTCTTTCAGGCCTATTAA
- a CDS encoding DUF5050 domain-containing protein, which produces MKKWSLRLQRTMCAVLMVSLFATAALVSGGKAQAASLSQSTVYYDSDGVLYKVSGDGSGTTEVLLDFKGSGLQAAGSYLYYTETATSTTLHRVKNDGSQDESETFAEDVLDYATDNGFIYYLDSKGAIYRTNGNSAPSTVQKIADRANTDFPLLYVSKGRVYYNAVINGKTYVASKATNGSGSVQSIAAGAVEDSYFINSTKNALLMMVNTDEYETVYSTNAVVMYSVNYSTGKGKAVNPKAKLDVNAAYSGGWAGNLYVYNKGIKLDSNKDYNYATGKAFALTTAGKTMQLHSKSVRETTMVGTDKVIIIDADKKAYGKTVSASKVTKTANLNLSGVNSLGSQLTNASPTLAYISNYNGIYAVNTALKVTKLAGEEWDYYQFGNEVPGVFYLNADDQFRLYHVQANGTGKKVLSEVYADRILLATPN; this is translated from the coding sequence ATGAAAAAATGGTCTTTGCGACTGCAACGAACGATGTGTGCCGTGCTGATGGTTTCCCTGTTTGCCACAGCAGCACTGGTAAGTGGAGGTAAAGCGCAAGCGGCATCCCTTAGCCAATCAACGGTATATTACGATTCGGATGGCGTGCTCTACAAAGTATCCGGAGACGGTTCCGGCACGACGGAAGTATTGCTCGACTTTAAAGGATCTGGGCTTCAAGCAGCCGGCTCCTACCTCTATTACACGGAAACTGCAACGTCCACGACGCTGCACCGGGTGAAAAATGACGGCTCGCAGGACGAGAGCGAAACTTTTGCTGAAGACGTACTCGACTACGCTACGGATAACGGCTTCATTTATTATCTTGATTCCAAGGGTGCCATCTACCGTACCAACGGAAACAGCGCTCCATCCACGGTCCAAAAAATCGCCGACCGGGCGAATACGGACTTCCCTCTGTTATATGTAAGCAAAGGCAGAGTCTACTACAATGCAGTAATTAACGGCAAAACGTACGTTGCTTCCAAAGCTACAAACGGCAGCGGTTCCGTTCAATCCATTGCAGCGGGCGCCGTGGAAGACAGCTATTTCATCAACTCAACCAAAAACGCACTGCTTATGATGGTCAATACCGATGAGTACGAAACGGTCTACTCGACCAACGCCGTCGTTATGTATTCCGTCAACTACAGCACCGGCAAAGGCAAAGCCGTCAATCCGAAGGCGAAGCTGGACGTTAATGCCGCTTATTCCGGCGGTTGGGCAGGCAATCTTTACGTTTACAACAAAGGCATCAAGCTGGACAGCAACAAGGATTACAACTATGCTACAGGCAAAGCCTTTGCACTGACCACGGCGGGCAAAACGATGCAGCTTCACAGCAAAAGCGTGCGTGAAACAACGATGGTCGGTACGGACAAAGTCATCATTATCGATGCGGACAAAAAAGCCTACGGCAAAACGGTATCGGCCAGCAAAGTTACCAAAACGGCCAACCTCAACCTCAGCGGCGTGAACTCTCTCGGTTCACAACTGACGAACGCTTCGCCAACGCTGGCCTACATCTCCAACTATAATGGCATTTACGCCGTGAATACGGCGCTCAAAGTGACCAAGCTGGCCGGGGAAGAATGGGATTATTATCAATTCGGCAACGAAGTTCCAGGCGTATTTTACCTGAATGCCGATGATCAGTTCCGCCTTTACCATGTGCAAGCGAACGGCACTGGCAAAAAAGTGCTCAGCGAAGTGTACGCCGACCGCATTTTGTTGGCAACGCCTAACTAA
- a CDS encoding Gfo/Idh/MocA family oxidoreductase — protein sequence MMNIAMIGFGNAVVNYHLPYLAGREGIKVKTIFRREEDRVGDMEREAYYPDIAFTSDLNAVLSDLDIELIVVATHVDSHFEYARLALEHGKHVLVEKPFASTSGEARRIFELAERKNLIAMANQNRRFDGDFLTLKKVMESGKLGSIVEIQSHYDYFRPAWVKPGFTMLHGLAVHPIDQLISLFGRADRIDYDVRSLAYPGESDDYVDIDFRYGKAKMTVKCSLLVSIEHPKFVVHGDRGSFVKYSSGHQHKNEHGPTVVSFEPEDEANWGTLRYVDDDGNSRTEKVPSEVTDYGILYEQLLAAIRHGTDKPVKDDEVLYVLDILQQGVEVAKQAQT from the coding sequence ATGATGAATATCGCCATGATTGGGTTCGGAAACGCGGTCGTAAACTACCATTTGCCTTACTTGGCAGGGAGAGAAGGGATTAAAGTAAAAACGATCTTCCGCCGGGAGGAGGACCGCGTCGGGGATATGGAGCGTGAAGCGTATTATCCGGATATTGCATTCACGAGCGACTTGAACGCCGTATTGTCGGATCTGGACATCGAATTGATCGTTGTGGCGACCCATGTGGACAGCCATTTCGAATATGCCAGACTGGCGCTTGAACATGGCAAGCATGTGCTTGTGGAGAAGCCTTTTGCCTCCACCTCGGGAGAAGCGCGCCGTATTTTTGAGCTTGCAGAACGGAAAAACCTGATTGCCATGGCCAATCAGAACCGCAGATTCGATGGGGATTTTCTCACGTTGAAAAAAGTTATGGAGAGCGGCAAACTTGGCAGCATCGTTGAAATTCAATCGCACTACGATTATTTCAGGCCAGCCTGGGTCAAACCGGGATTCACCATGCTGCACGGATTGGCCGTGCATCCCATCGATCAGCTGATCTCCCTGTTCGGCAGGGCAGACCGGATCGATTACGATGTCCGCAGCCTTGCTTATCCGGGCGAATCCGATGATTACGTGGACATTGATTTTCGCTACGGCAAGGCCAAAATGACCGTCAAGTGCAGCCTGCTCGTCAGCATCGAGCATCCCAAGTTCGTCGTTCACGGCGACCGGGGCAGCTTCGTCAAATACAGCAGCGGCCACCAGCACAAGAACGAGCATGGACCGACCGTCGTTTCGTTTGAGCCGGAGGACGAAGCCAATTGGGGAACGCTCCGTTATGTCGACGATGATGGGAATTCCCGCACGGAAAAGGTTCCGTCGGAAGTAACGGATTACGGCATCCTGTATGAACAGCTTCTCGCGGCAATACGGCATGGGACAGACAAGCCGGTCAAGGATGACGAGGTTCTGTACGTCCTGGACATTTTGCAGCAAGGGGTAGAAGTGGCCAAACAGGCCCAAACATAA
- a CDS encoding Gfo/Idh/MocA family oxidoreductase — protein MNIATIGTGSIVDAMLAAISEVERVTCTAMYSRKRETAQPLADKYGVDSVYTDLEALFADTNVDAVYIASPNSLHYEQAYRAMEHGKHVICEKPFASNLVETESLIALAKQKNLFLFEAISNIHLPNYAAVQEQLLKLGHIKFIQCNYSQYSRKYDQLLAGETPNVFNPQFSGGAIMDINIYNIHFVMKMFGAPESVTYTANKHANGIDTSGVAVLQYPDFIAECVGCKDTSSMNFVLIQGEKGYLQVVGGANGCREIKVQIGEKTEELNRQNRKNWFYYEWETFRDIYESGDQQRCHELLAHSRSVMSVLTSARKDAGIRFAADQA, from the coding sequence ATGAACATTGCAACGATCGGCACCGGAAGCATCGTGGATGCCATGTTGGCAGCGATCAGCGAAGTGGAGAGAGTAACTTGTACCGCGATGTATTCGCGCAAGCGGGAGACGGCTCAGCCTCTTGCCGACAAGTACGGGGTGGATTCTGTTTATACCGATCTGGAGGCGCTGTTTGCTGATACAAATGTGGATGCCGTATACATCGCTTCGCCGAACAGCCTTCATTATGAACAAGCATACCGGGCAATGGAGCATGGCAAACACGTCATTTGCGAGAAACCGTTTGCGTCCAACCTGGTCGAAACGGAATCGCTCATCGCCCTTGCCAAACAGAAAAACCTGTTCCTTTTTGAAGCGATCTCCAACATCCATTTGCCGAACTACGCGGCGGTGCAGGAACAATTGCTCAAGCTGGGCCATATCAAATTCATTCAATGCAACTACAGCCAATATTCCCGAAAATACGACCAGCTGTTGGCAGGCGAGACGCCGAACGTATTCAATCCGCAATTTTCCGGCGGGGCGATCATGGACATCAACATCTACAACATTCATTTCGTCATGAAAATGTTCGGTGCTCCGGAATCCGTAACCTATACGGCGAACAAACACGCCAACGGGATCGACACGTCAGGCGTAGCCGTGCTGCAATATCCCGACTTCATTGCGGAATGCGTGGGCTGCAAGGATACGAGCAGCATGAATTTCGTGCTGATTCAGGGCGAGAAGGGATATCTCCAGGTCGTCGGCGGCGCCAACGGTTGCCGGGAAATCAAGGTGCAGATCGGCGAGAAAACCGAAGAGCTGAACCGCCAAAACCGGAAGAACTGGTTTTACTACGAGTGGGAGACGTTCCGGGACATTTACGAAAGCGGAGATCAACAGCGCTGCCATGAACTGCTGGCGCACAGCCGATCCGTCATGAGCGTGCTGACGAGTGCACGGAAGGACGCAGGCATTCGATTTGCAGCCGATCAGGCCTGA
- a CDS encoding MurR/RpiR family transcriptional regulator, whose amino-acid sequence MLLLQMKYAQHLTTQEKHIVDYILQHPEAVFHSTAQELAHLTFTSSSTIVRLCKKLGTKGYPDFQLKLALETVQAPSAIASPEVQTPEFGNVQTAIESVPYLYQQAVAETRRMLNGAVIERIARTLKQSSRIDIYGSDVNYDVARQACTKWNELGLPAIAHNTPNRHYLNTVHAGSATVSFVISHTGENPAMIEAASLLSGKRMNVIAVTGNNDSTLAKQCDETLLTYAYSDQLRLSKMSSMLSVMYIFDILYMCSIDESDNQA is encoded by the coding sequence ATGTTACTTCTTCAAATGAAATACGCGCAGCATTTAACGACACAGGAAAAACACATCGTGGATTATATCCTCCAGCATCCCGAAGCCGTCTTCCATTCCACGGCCCAGGAGCTGGCTCATTTAACCTTTACAAGTTCATCGACCATTGTCCGCTTATGCAAAAAACTGGGTACCAAAGGGTACCCGGACTTTCAGTTGAAGCTGGCGCTCGAAACCGTGCAGGCCCCTTCCGCCATCGCATCGCCAGAGGTGCAGACGCCGGAGTTCGGGAACGTGCAAACCGCGATCGAATCCGTGCCATACCTGTATCAGCAAGCCGTCGCCGAGACGCGGCGGATGTTGAACGGCGCCGTGATCGAGCGCATCGCGAGGACGCTGAAACAGTCCAGCCGGATCGATATTTACGGAAGCGACGTGAACTATGACGTGGCACGGCAGGCCTGTACCAAATGGAATGAACTCGGCCTGCCTGCCATTGCCCACAATACGCCGAACAGGCACTATTTGAATACCGTGCACGCCGGATCGGCTACGGTATCCTTTGTCATCTCTCATACCGGCGAGAATCCTGCCATGATTGAAGCGGCGAGCCTTCTGAGCGGCAAACGGATGAACGTCATTGCCGTGACCGGCAACAATGATTCGACGTTGGCAAAGCAATGTGATGAAACGCTGCTTACTTACGCATATAGCGACCAACTGCGGCTTAGCAAGATGTCCTCCATGCTTTCCGTCATGTACATCTTCGACATCCTGTACATGTGCAGCATCGACGAGTCCGATAATCAGGCCTGA
- a CDS encoding ABC transporter permease, with the protein MNRNAHQNRALRALVRKDIRAITASVQLWLPMLIVPLIIGVAMPAALLWLASRLDLRELGNMGAVLDTLDALTASGQIPQLAHMATDNQRIVYYLALYMFAPLFLIIPVMASSILTANSFAGEKERKTLEGLLFTPVSMNTLFTAKVLAALIPSIVLSWATFLIFGVIANVIMYPMFGRIMFPNLNWILLILWVIPLSSLVVILLNVLISAKVRGFQEAYQLGGVVVLPLLALIGAQATGMLLLRPWLLAVIGAVLLCLCFVLLRLVSMWNRRQQLAESQI; encoded by the coding sequence ATGAATAGGAACGCTCACCAAAACCGGGCGCTTCGCGCACTGGTCCGTAAAGACATACGCGCCATTACCGCCAGTGTACAACTGTGGCTGCCGATGCTGATCGTGCCTCTCATCATTGGAGTAGCGATGCCCGCAGCTTTATTATGGCTGGCTTCGCGCCTGGATCTGCGCGAGCTGGGTAATATGGGGGCGGTCCTGGACACGCTCGATGCCTTGACCGCTTCGGGACAGATCCCTCAGCTCGCGCATATGGCGACCGATAATCAACGGATCGTCTATTATTTGGCCCTTTATATGTTTGCCCCGCTGTTTCTCATCATTCCGGTAATGGCGTCCAGCATTCTGACGGCGAACAGCTTTGCCGGCGAGAAGGAGCGTAAAACGCTGGAAGGACTTCTATTCACGCCTGTGAGCATGAACACGTTATTTACGGCAAAGGTGCTGGCTGCCCTGATTCCTTCTATTGTTTTATCATGGGCAACCTTTCTGATCTTCGGCGTGATCGCCAATGTGATCATGTATCCGATGTTTGGACGGATCATGTTCCCCAACCTGAATTGGATCCTCCTGATCTTATGGGTGATTCCGCTGTCCAGCCTGGTCGTCATTTTGCTCAATGTGCTGATTTCGGCCAAAGTACGGGGGTTCCAGGAGGCTTACCAATTGGGGGGCGTCGTCGTTCTCCCCTTGCTCGCCCTGATCGGTGCCCAGGCTACGGGCATGCTGCTGCTTCGTCCCTGGCTGCTCGCCGTCATCGGTGCGGTATTGCTGTGCCTTTGCTTCGTGCTGCTGCGCCTTGTCTCAATGTGGAATCGTCGCCAGCAGCTTGCAGAGAGCCAGATCTGA
- a CDS encoding ABC transporter ATP-binding protein: MQNQHNHRAGREDGGDIMIEVCNISKQFEIHRALNDVSFTIKQGSVTGLIGPNGSGKTTLIRIMNGVLGASTGKVNIGGLDPSIDAEKVLAMCGTLTEQSGLYENMSGRDNLLFFAEVFGVKQAAARIDELVALFELSEYVDRKVGTYSTGMKKRLGLARVLLHSPSILFLDEPTNGLDPDGIQMVLGIIRRLNREEGITILVSSHVLSQLSAVCDHYIFMENGCKVEEGTEEDIVNRYLGRPKVEIEADLPGGWQAFNLPGYSLEILTPRKAIFQLESREQIPRLLRTLTGIGEVYQSKIMDSDLESVYFSIREAHRHE; the protein is encoded by the coding sequence TTGCAAAACCAACACAACCATCGGGCAGGTCGGGAAGACGGCGGTGACATCATGATCGAGGTATGCAATATTTCCAAACAATTCGAGATCCATCGGGCGCTGAACGATGTCAGCTTCACGATCAAGCAGGGCAGCGTGACAGGGCTCATCGGCCCCAACGGATCGGGTAAAACCACGCTGATTCGCATTATGAACGGGGTGCTCGGTGCATCCACAGGCAAAGTCAACATTGGCGGTTTGGACCCGTCAATCGATGCGGAGAAGGTGCTGGCCATGTGCGGCACGCTGACGGAACAGAGCGGATTGTACGAAAATATGAGCGGCCGGGATAATCTGCTTTTTTTTGCGGAGGTTTTCGGCGTCAAACAGGCCGCCGCACGTATCGATGAACTTGTTGCTCTTTTCGAGCTTTCGGAATATGTAGATCGGAAAGTAGGCACGTACAGCACAGGCATGAAAAAACGGCTGGGACTGGCCCGAGTGCTGCTCCACTCCCCCTCCATTCTGTTTCTCGACGAACCGACGAACGGTCTCGATCCGGATGGAATTCAGATGGTGCTGGGCATCATCCGACGGCTCAATCGGGAGGAAGGCATCACGATCCTTGTGTCTTCCCATGTACTGTCCCAATTGTCGGCCGTATGCGATCATTACATTTTCATGGAGAACGGCTGTAAAGTAGAGGAAGGCACCGAGGAAGACATCGTAAACCGTTATCTGGGGCGGCCCAAAGTGGAAATCGAAGCCGACCTGCCAGGCGGGTGGCAAGCATTCAACTTGCCGGGGTACTCTCTGGAAATCCTGACGCCTCGTAAAGCCATATTCCAATTGGAGTCACGCGAACAAATACCGCGATTGCTGCGAACGTTAACCGGAATTGGCGAGGTTTATCAGTCCAAGATTATGGACAGCGACCTTGAGAGTGTTTATTTTTCCATAAGGGAGGCTCACCGTCATGAATAG
- a CDS encoding HSP90 family protein: MASSNEYRFQVNLSGMIQILSNHLYSSPKVFLRELMQNATDAITARSEAEPGHRGEVSVELTGTGTELTMTVQDNGIGLTEADIHEFLAMIGQSSKRGRQALLDGETSFIGRFGIGLLSCFMVSNEIVMLTQSAKGGPSMEWRGKPDGTYTIRRLDTSLSPGTKVYLRCTPEGAAYFDAEYVKESLFYYGALLPYPVTLQHEGQRHVINAESPAWLANPELAAGRKSEVLAFGQRLLGERFEEFIPLTTASGRTAGIAYVLPHAVNLNAKRSHRVYLKRMLVSEKAENILPDWAFFVKCLIWTDELQPTASREHFYENDQLEQVRSELGDAIRAGLANMAANHPERLQKLIRLHALSMKALAVQDQQFYAMVHRWLPFETTRGHRELGELLDEEETLYYTGSVDEYRQIHHVAAAQSMLVVNGGYIYDSDLMAALPLAVPSAHTEQLQPDEVSMKFIDVPPHERDRYYDALRLADAALQRFRCRAEVKGFKPSDLPVLFTLSKETSTLRALEKASEESTDLFSSVLGSLSTAMNSAGYSTLYLNVSNPVIQRVLTSPDPQMTPLAIEMLYVNALMMGHYAMNRQEHAVLNQGIIRFIDWGLQANTKDKGE, encoded by the coding sequence ATGGCATCATCCAATGAGTACCGCTTTCAGGTCAATCTGAGCGGCATGATCCAGATTTTATCGAATCATTTATACAGCAGCCCCAAAGTGTTTCTGCGCGAACTCATGCAAAATGCGACCGATGCGATTACGGCACGAAGCGAGGCGGAGCCGGGCCATCGGGGCGAAGTCAGCGTGGAACTGACCGGAACGGGAACGGAGCTGACGATGACGGTGCAGGATAACGGAATCGGGTTGACCGAGGCCGACATCCACGAATTTCTGGCCATGATCGGGCAGTCGTCGAAGCGTGGCCGCCAAGCGCTGCTGGACGGGGAAACTTCCTTTATCGGCCGTTTCGGCATCGGACTGTTGTCATGCTTCATGGTGAGCAACGAAATCGTGATGCTGACCCAGTCCGCAAAGGGCGGGCCTTCCATGGAATGGCGCGGCAAGCCGGACGGCACGTACACGATTCGCCGGTTAGACACGTCATTGTCGCCAGGGACGAAAGTGTATCTTCGGTGCACTCCCGAAGGGGCAGCGTATTTCGATGCAGAGTACGTCAAGGAGTCGCTATTTTATTATGGGGCATTGCTGCCTTACCCGGTTACCTTGCAGCATGAAGGGCAGCGGCATGTGATCAACGCCGAATCGCCCGCATGGCTGGCGAACCCCGAACTCGCTGCAGGACGCAAATCCGAGGTGCTTGCATTTGGCCAACGTTTGCTGGGGGAACGGTTCGAGGAATTCATTCCGCTGACAACAGCGTCCGGACGCACAGCCGGCATTGCATACGTACTGCCGCATGCCGTAAATCTGAACGCCAAACGTTCGCACCGGGTGTACCTGAAACGAATGCTGGTATCGGAGAAGGCGGAGAACATTTTGCCGGATTGGGCCTTTTTCGTCAAATGCCTGATCTGGACGGATGAATTGCAGCCCACCGCTTCCAGGGAGCATTTCTACGAGAACGATCAATTGGAACAGGTGCGTTCGGAACTCGGTGACGCGATTCGGGCAGGCCTTGCGAATATGGCTGCGAACCATCCGGAACGGCTGCAGAAGCTTATTCGTTTGCATGCGTTGTCCATGAAGGCGTTGGCGGTGCAGGATCAACAATTTTACGCCATGGTCCATCGCTGGCTGCCATTCGAGACAACAAGGGGACACCGGGAACTCGGTGAACTGTTGGACGAGGAAGAGACGTTGTATTATACCGGGTCCGTGGATGAATATCGCCAGATCCATCATGTGGCGGCAGCACAATCCATGCTGGTCGTGAACGGTGGTTATATCTATGACAGCGACCTGATGGCGGCCCTGCCTTTAGCGGTACCTTCCGCGCACACGGAGCAGCTTCAGCCGGACGAGGTTTCGATGAAATTCATCGACGTGCCTCCGCATGAGCGGGACCGATATTACGACGCTTTGCGTCTTGCCGATGCCGCTTTGCAGCGTTTCCGGTGCCGGGCAGAAGTCAAAGGCTTCAAACCGAGCGACCTTCCCGTCCTGTTCACGCTGTCCAAGGAAACTTCAACGCTCCGCGCATTGGAAAAGGCGAGCGAGGAGAGCACGGACTTGTTCTCTTCGGTGCTGGGCTCATTGTCTACAGCGATGAATTCGGCGGGGTACTCCACGCTCTACTTGAACGTGAGCAATCCGGTCATCCAGCGTGTGCTTACGTCGCCTGATCCCCAGATGACACCGCTGGCCATTGAGATGTTGTACGTGAATGCGCTCATGATGGGCCACTACGCGATGAACCGGCAGGAGCATGCCGTGCTTAACCAAGGCATCATTCGCTTCATCGATTGGGGTTTGCAGGCCAACACGAAAGATAAGGGAGAGTGA